One window from the genome of Egibacteraceae bacterium encodes:
- a CDS encoding hemolysin family protein produces MSLTAGLVGLALLAANGGFVAAEFALLAARQSRLEQLAAEGHRAAARALTGVRELSLMLAAAQLGITMSSLGLGAVAEPALEVGLSRLLGLTGLPSGVSHAIAFALALSIVVFLHMVVGEMAPKSWAIADPERSAMRLIRPFRAFATAVRPFIRLLNAMANVLVRLVGVEPRDDLAASHSPADLLLLVAESGRQGTLGEEQSTLLSRALDLSGLDAEAAMVPRGDIVAVPVDAGIGELEQLASETGRSRIPVYDGELDRIRGVLHVKDLLAVPAQDRSRVTAASLARPALVAPESRPLESLMLDMRRDRQHVAIVVDEFGTVTGLVALEDLLEELIGEFEDESDHPGPGTSATGRSLPRRRDGALLVPGALRPDELADRAPVSLPEGEWETVAGYVIAELQRLPEIGDTVQTADGCRLEVTQMDGHRIVELALHLPR; encoded by the coding sequence GTGAGCCTCACCGCAGGCCTGGTCGGGCTCGCCCTGCTGGCGGCCAACGGCGGCTTCGTCGCCGCGGAGTTCGCCCTGCTCGCGGCGCGCCAGTCCCGCCTGGAGCAGCTCGCCGCCGAAGGGCACCGGGCCGCCGCCCGCGCCCTCACCGGCGTGCGCGAGCTGTCGCTCATGCTCGCCGCGGCGCAGCTCGGGATCACGATGTCCTCGCTCGGTCTCGGGGCGGTCGCCGAGCCGGCACTGGAGGTCGGGCTCAGCCGGCTGCTCGGCCTGACCGGCCTGCCCTCCGGGGTGAGCCACGCGATCGCCTTCGCGTTGGCCTTGTCGATCGTGGTCTTCCTGCACATGGTCGTCGGCGAGATGGCCCCGAAGTCATGGGCGATCGCCGACCCGGAGCGCTCGGCGATGCGCCTGATCCGGCCGTTCCGGGCGTTCGCGACGGCCGTGCGCCCGTTCATCCGTCTGCTGAACGCCATGGCCAACGTCCTCGTCCGCCTCGTCGGCGTCGAGCCCCGCGACGATCTCGCCGCCAGCCACTCCCCCGCTGACCTGCTGCTGCTGGTCGCGGAGTCCGGGCGGCAGGGGACCCTCGGCGAGGAGCAGTCAACCCTCCTGTCCCGAGCCCTGGACCTGTCCGGCCTCGACGCGGAGGCGGCGATGGTGCCGCGCGGGGACATCGTCGCCGTGCCCGTCGACGCCGGCATCGGCGAGCTCGAACAGCTCGCGAGCGAGACCGGGCGCTCACGCATCCCGGTGTACGACGGTGAGCTCGACCGCATCCGGGGGGTGCTGCACGTCAAGGACCTCTTGGCGGTGCCCGCGCAGGACCGATCGCGCGTCACCGCTGCCTCGCTGGCCCGGCCGGCCCTCGTCGCCCCGGAGTCGCGGCCGCTTGAGAGCCTGATGCTCGACATGCGCCGCGACCGCCAGCACGTCGCCATCGTCGTCGACGAGTTCGGCACCGTCACCGGCCTGGTCGCCCTGGAGGACCTCCTCGAGGAGCTCATCGGCGAGTTCGAGGACGAGTCCGACCACCCGGGGCCGGGCACCTCGGCGACTGGGCGTTCCCTCCCCCGGCGCCGGGACGGCGCCCTGCTCGTGCCGGGAGCGCTGCGACCCGACGAGCTCGCCGACCGCGCGCCCGTCTCCCTACCCGAGGGCGAGTGGGAGACCGTCGCCGGCTATGTCATCGCCGAGCTCCAGCGTCTGCCCGAGATCGGTGACACCGTCCAGACGGCCGACGGCTGCCGGCTGGAGGTCACCCAGATGGACGGCCACCGGATCGTCGAGCTCGCGCTGCACCTGCCGCGGTGA